Proteins from a genomic interval of Indicator indicator isolate 239-I01 chromosome 1, UM_Iind_1.1, whole genome shotgun sequence:
- the BIRC2 gene encoding baculoviral IAP repeat-containing protein 2 produces the protein MDCFWKIMENSPFLASVMKQNAFSCELKYDLSCELYRMSTFSTFPRNVPVSERSLARAGFYYTGVQDKVKCFICGLTLDNWQPGDNAMEKHKQLYPSCSFVQSMLSINNLGLSSRSVCSPLVANNLSPSLHSRTLSPSLEQVEYFSGSFSSFPQDPITTRAAEDLSFLRPKLHNPSMSTEDDRLRTFHSWPLTFLSPTDLAKAGLYYLGTADRVACFTCGGQLSNWEPKDNAVSEHRRHFPNCPFVENLARDQPSFNVSNVSMQTHEARVKTFINWPTRIPVQPEQLADAGFYYVGRNDDVKCFCCDGGLRCWESGDDPWIEHAKWFPRCEYLLHVKGGEFVSQVQARFPHLLEQLLSTSDTSVDENIDPPIIHFEPGESRSEDAIMMNTPVVKAALEMGFSRRLIKQTVQSKILTTGENYKTVNDLVSDLLTAEDEKREEEKERQFEEVASDDLSLIRKNRMALFQRLTSVLPILGSLLSAKVITKLEHDVIKQKTQTPLQARELIDTVLVKGNEAASIFRNCLQDCDPVLYKDLFVEKNMKYVPTEDVSGLPMEEQLRRLQEERTCKVCMDKEVSIVFIPCGHLVVCKECAPSLRKCPICRGTIKGTVRTFLS, from the exons ATGGACTGTTTTTGGAAGATAATGGAGAATAGCCCTTTCTTGGCTAGCGTAATGAAGCAGAATGCTTTTAGCTGTGAACTGAAGTACGACTTGTCCTGTGAACTCTACAGAATGTCAACGTTTTCTACTTTCCCCCGCAACGTGCCGGTATCAGAACGGAGTCTTGCCCGTGCTGGATTTTATTACACTGGTGTGCAAGATAAAGTTAAGTGCTTCATTTGTGGCTTAACATTGGACAACTGGCAACCAGGAGATAATGCTATGGAAAAACATAAACAGCTGTACCCTAGCTGCAGTTTTGTTCAAAGCATGCTTTCAATTAACAACCTTGGactgtcctctcgttctgtctgTTCACCTCTGGTtgcaaacaatctctctccatctctacATTCCAGAACACTTTCTCCAAGTTTAGAACAAGTTGAATATTTCAGTGGCTCTTTTTCAAGTTTTCCTCAAGACCCAATAACtaccagagcagctgaagaccTTTCATTCTTGAGACCTAAACTTCACAATCCGTCTATGAGTACAGAAGATGATAGACTACGGACTTTTCATTCATGGCCACTGACATTTCTCTCACCCACTGATCTGGCAAAGGCTGGACTTTATTATCTGGGGACAGCAGATAGAGTTGCTTGCTTCACCTGTGGTGGTCAGCTGAGTAACTGGGAACCAAAAGATAATGCTGTGTCAGAGCATCGTCGACACTTTCCTAACTGCCCTTTTGTGGAAAATCTTGCCCGAGACCAGCCAAGTTTCAATGTTTCAAATGTGAGCATGCAAACCCATGAAGCACGTGTTAAAACATTCATAAATTGGCCAACCAGAATTCCAGTTCAGCCTGAACAGCTTGCAGATGCTGGCTTTTACTATGTAG gccGCAACGATGATGTCAAGTGTTTTTGCTGTGATGGTGGGTTAAGGTGCTGGGAATCTGGAGATGATCCGTGGATTGAGCATGCAAAGTGGTTTCCAAG GTGTGAGTATCTGCTTCATGTGAAAGGAGGAGAGTTTGTAAGTCAAGTTCAGGCCAGGTTCCCCCATCTTCTTGAACAG CTCTTGTCAACCTCTGATACATCTGTAGATGAAAATATTGATCCCCCAA TTATTCATTTTGAACCTGGAGAGAGTCGTTCAGAAGATGCAATCATGATGAACACACCTGTGGTTAAAGCTGCCTTGGAAATGGGATTCAGTAGAAGGCTAATAAAGCAAACAGTGCAGAGTAAAATCTTGACCACTGGAGAAAACTACAAGACTGTGAATGATCTTGTATCTGATCTGCTCAcagctgaagatgagaagagggaagaggagaaagaaagacagtTTGAGGAAGTGGCATCAG ATGATTTGTCCTTAATCCGGAAGAATCGAATGGCTTTATTCCAACGTCTGACGTCTGTACTTCCAATCCTTGGGAGTTTACTGTCGGCTAAAGTGATAACAAAACTTGAGCACGACGTTATTAAGCAAAAGACTCAGACACCATTGCAAGCAAGGGAACTGATAGATACAGTTTTAGTGAAGGGAAATGAAGCAGCCAGCATATTCAGAAACTGTCTACAAGATTGTGACCCTGTGCTATACAAAGATTTATTTG TGGAGAAAAACATGAAGTATGTTCCTACAGAAGATGTTTCAG gtttaCCTATGGAAGAACAATTAAGAAGATTGCAGGAGGAAAGAACATGTAAAGTTTGCATGGACAAAGAAGTTTCTATTGTTTTCATTCCATGTGGTCACTTGGTGGTATGCAAAGAATGTGCACCATCCCTTAGGAAATGCCCTATTTGCAGGGGGACAATAAAGGGTACAGTTCGTACATTTCTTTCGTGA